The window ATCTTGTCCTTTGCCATCGCTCTTTTGCACACCCTCCTCCTAGCTCAGCTCTCTTTCCTTAGAAGCAACACTGTTcaccacttcttctgtgacctCTCTGCCTTACTCAAGCTGTCCAGCTCTGACACCACCATCAATCAGCTGGTCATCCTCACTGTAGGATCAGTGGTCATTACCCTTCCCTTCATATGCATCCTGGTCTCTTACGGCCACATTGGGGCCACCATCCTGAGACGACCCTCCATCAAGGGCATCTACAAAACCTTCTCCACATGTGGCTCCCACCTCTCTGTGGTTTCTCTGTACTATGGAGCCATTATTGGACTCTACTTTGTCCCCTCATCTGGAAATACTAATGACAAGGATGTCATTGTGTCTGTGTTCTACAGTCTGGTGACCCCCATGGTGAATcccttcatctacagtctgaggaatCGGGATATCAAAGGAGCTCTGAGAAACATCCTCACTAGAGCAACGTTTTCAGTGTGATAGGAATTGTCCTCCTGTTACTGCTTATGAGGTTTTCTCAGTCCCACATGTGTATCATTTCCTCTGAATTGCCATTTCTTAgtgattatgtatttatttattggtggtacaggggttggacccagggcctttcacatgctaggcaagctctctgccactgggAACTTCTCCAAGCCTGTTTCTTAGAGATCATATtatatgacactttttttttttagctgtggtTCACTAGACATAGTTTTCAGTCTCTCTGTTTAATTGTCTTGTTaatcttgaaaatgtttttacaaaCATACCAGCACAGCTTCAGTttctaaatttttccttcttataaTGTATCCTTGTTCTggatatttgaaattttcatacaGTCACTGATTTTgtctttcccccacccctttagaaacacttttttttccccctgaagataactaaattttttcttttggaaagttcatttttcccttttgtgtGGAAGTTTGTAAgacattttgaatttgtttttcttcacttaataagaaatgtaattttatctttgtaatttcattttttcttattcatatattttaatttatacattgaAATTGTACACATTCATGCtgtataatgtgatattttggtACATGTGTACTTTGTGTCACGCTTAATTGATGGTCAACatgtttatttcctcatttttcatttttttttgttctgagacACTCAAAACACCTTTTCCTACCTGTCTTGCAGTACATAGTATATTGTCACTGTTCCTATTCAATATACAGCACAACAGAACAGAAGAACTTATCCTCCTAACTTCGTGCCCTTTGGCCAACTTTCCCCACCTCTTCTTCTATCTGTTCTCCTGAACTGTTggtaattttcaaactttttccaaatatttcttgtattcttacAGAAATGATAACTAGggacataactttttttttttacaaagagaaTGGCCCTCGGACAAATTGAAGGAGAAGACTTTCCATAAAGGGCCAGGTCAATGGTCTACATAGAATGGGCCCAGGACTCAAGTGATGAACAAAACATCAACTGGAGTCCTCCAGGCCCTACGGGGCCATGTGGGTGTGGGGCGTGGCAGTGAGAGTGATGGGTTTGAAAGGCCTTTCAGGTGGTGATGTTATTTGGGAGTCGGGTCCTTTTCAGTAAGGGGTTAAGCCTCCCTGGCTGTGGACTGGAGAATGGCTGGGCAGGAGGTCAGGAAGTCTGGGCAACATGCAGTGAGTTCAAGCAGGTCTTCATTTTAGGTTAAttcaactatattttatttaaaatacttcctAATCCAACTACATAAATGCAGTGTTCTGTGTTTCCATTAGATACGGCCAAGTTTTATCTTTATTCCTTGAGAAACTGCCTCAGCTCTGGGCAAAGGTACTTAGCTCCATTGATATAATATTGATATATATACTACTCTGATATATATTACATTGACATTATATTACTCTGACAGA is drawn from Urocitellus parryii isolate mUroPar1 chromosome 4, mUroPar1.hap1, whole genome shotgun sequence and contains these coding sequences:
- the LOC144254616 gene encoding olfactory receptor 1J21-like, encoding MRRDNQSSVSEFLLLGLPIQPEQQGMYYALFLGMYLTTVLGNLLIILLIRLDSRLHTPMYFFLSHLALTDISFSSVTAPKMLMNMLTQTQSISYAGCICQEFFFLLFASLDSFLLTSMAYDRYVAICHPLHYTRMMRQSLCFLLVLVSWILSFAIALLHTLLLAQLSFLRSNTVHHFFCDLSALLKLSSSDTTINQLVILTVGSVVITLPFICILVSYGHIGATILRRPSIKGIYKTFSTCGSHLSVVSLYYGAIIGLYFVPSSGNTNDKDVIVSVFYSLVTPMVNPFIYSLRNRDIKGALRNILTRATFSV